In Candidatus Hydrogenedens sp., the genomic window TCAGGGCTACGTGGTCGAGGCGGTGCAGGGTTCCCGACAGGAATTAAATGGGAAGTTACAAGAAAAGCACCAGGAGATAAGAAATATGTCCTTTGCAACGCAGATGAAGGAGACCCAGGTGCATTTATGGACAGAAGCGTTCTGGAAGGCGACCCACATAGTGTTATTGAAGCAATGATTATTGCAGGATACGCCATTGGTTCTGACCAGGGATATATTTATGTCCGTGCAGAATATCCTCTGGCAGTTGAAAGATTAAATATAGCGATAGCACAAGCCAGAGAATATGGTTTATTAGGCAAAAACATTATGGGAACGAATTTCAGTTTTGACCTTGAAATACGTATGGGTTCTGGAGCTTTCGTATGTGGTGAAGAAACTGCATTGATGCGTTCTATCGAAGGAAAACGTGGCGAACCCAGACCGCGTCCACCGTTCCCCGCATATAAGGGTTTATGGGAAAAACCCAGTTTGTTAAATAATGTCGAGACCTATGCAAATATCCCTGTGATTATATTAAAAGGTGCTGATTGGTTTGCCTCAATAGGAACAGCGAAAAGCAAAGGGACTAAAGTATTTGCACTGGCAGGAGCAGTAAACAATACAGGATTAGTCGAAATTCCAATCGGTACACCATTAGGCGAAATTATTTATGACATCGGTGGTGGAATTCCACGAGGCAAACAATTTAAAGCGGCACAAATCGGAGGTCCTTCTGGTGGGTGTATCCCAAAACAGCACTTGAATGTACCAGTAGATTACGAGTCATTACAAGAATTAGGAGCGATTATGGGTTCTGGCGGATTAATCGTTATGGATGAAGATACGTGTATGGTAGATATGGCTCGTTTCTTCCTTGATTTCGTTCAAGATGAATCTTGTGGTAAATGTGTCCCATGCCGAGTTGGAACGAAAAGAATGTTAGAAATTGTAACGAGGATTTGTGAAGGTAGGGGAGAGGAAGGTGACATTGAAAAGTTAATCGAATTGGGACAAAAGATTAAAGATGCTTCCTTATGCGGTTTAGGACAAACAGCTCCAAACCCAGTTCTTTCCGCTATTCGCCATTTCCGTGAAGAGTTTGAAATACATATAAGGGAACACAGATGCCCAGCAGGTGTGTGTCCTTCCCTTGTTCGGGCACCCTGTATGAGTGCTTGCCCAGCAAATGTATACATTCCAGGTTTTGTTTCTCTTATCGCAGAAAAACGGTATGCGGAAGCGTTGCGGGTTCACAGAGACCAAAATCCATTTGCTTCTGTTTGTGCTCGGGTTTGCTTCCATACCTGTGAAGATAAGTGCCGTAGAGCCACATTAGATGATGCAGTATCTATACGTGGATTGAAACGGTTCATGGTCGAACAAGAAGTAACAATTCAACTTCCTGAAATCCGTGAAAATGAACAAAACCTCAAAAGAAAGATTGCAATAATAGGTGCAGGTCCAGCAGGGCTAAGCTGTGCATATTTCTTAGCACGGTTGGGCTATCAACCACGTGTATTTGAATCTGCACCCAGACCAGGTGGTATGTTGGTTCAAACAATTCCTGCTTATCGATTACCCCGGGAAGAACTTGCTCGTGAAATTCGTATGATAGAGAGAATGGGAGTTGTCATAGAAACGGAAAAAGCATTAGGTAAAGACTTTACATTACAAAGTCTAAGAGATGAAGGCTATGAGGCTATCTTTTTAGGTATTGGGGCTCCTATGGGACAAAAGTTAAGAATTCCAGGAGAAGATGCAGAAGGTGTAGTAGAAGCCATTGATTTCCTTCGTGAATACAATTTGCGAGGTTCTGTCCCTGTCGGTAAGAAGGTTGTAGTTATTGGCGGTGGAAATGCCGCAATTGACGCAGCTCGAACTGCAATACGATTGGGTGCCAAGAAAGTTACTATTCTATACCGTCGAACAAGAGAAGAAATGCCAGCATATAAAGAAGAAATAGAAGAAGCGGTTAACGAAGGTGTGATTCTAAAAATGTTAGTTTCACCACTCGAAATTATTACAAAGGGCAAAAAAGTTGTTGGTGTAAAATGTCAACACATGTGGTTAGGTGAATACGACCGTTCAGGACGTCGTAGACCCGAAGCAAAATCAGGTGAAGAACCCTTCATTGAAGAGGCTGACCAGGTTATTGCAGCTATTGGTCAAACAGTCAACTTAAAACAATATGTAGATGGTTTAGATGTCAAATTAAATCCCTCAGGGTTTTTATGGGTCGACCCTGTATATAATCAAACCTCAGTAGAATGGTTATTTGCTGGTGGTGACATTAGCACAGGACCTGCTTCGGTTGTAGAGGCAGTTGGTGCTGGTGAACGAGCAGCAGTAGGTATTGATAAATACCTAACTGGCGAAGAACATGCATTCTGGAGAGAACCATATATCGTGGATACAGAATTTGACCCCGAATCCGACCCAGTCGATTTCCCAAGAGCAAAAATGAGGCTATTACCTGTTGAAAAACGTGTCCACAACTTCAACGAGGTTGAAATGCCATTTACTGAAACCATAGCAATGCGAGAAGCAAGACGTTGCTTACGTTGCGATTACCGTGAAACAAAAGTAACTGTAAATACACAAAAATAAAAAGATAGGAGATTTAATTATGCCAAAAGTAACCATAGATGGAATTCAGATTGAAGTTCCCGAGGGAACGACTATATTACAAGCAGCAAAAAAAGTAGGAATTCAGATTCCAACATTATGCTACTTGGAAGAAATTCAAGCAATTGGTGCTTGTCGTGTTTGCGTTGTTGAAGTTGAAGGAGCACGTACCCTTGTCGCTTCATGTGTCGCTCCTGTTGCAGATGGTATGAAAATACATACGAATTCAAAAAGAGCACGCGAAGCCCGAAAAACAGTAGTGGAATTGTTATTATCAGACCATGATGGCGATTGCCAGATTTGTGTCCGCAATGAAGATTGTGAATTACAAGCATTAGCACGAACCCTTGGGATAAAGGAAATTCGCTATCAAGGTGAAAAAAGCAAACAGATTATTGACGATACGACACCTGCTATTGTTCGGGATACATCAAAATGTGTGCTATGCAGAAGGTGTGTTACGGTTTGTAATGAAGTTCAGGGTGTCGGTGGATTATTCCCCCAAAATCGTGGCTTTGAAACAGTAATAGGTCCCGCATTTTGTAGTGATTTAGATGATGTTGTATGTGTCCAATGCGGTCAATGTGGCGCTGTGTGTCCTGTAGGTGCTATTGTGGAAAGAGACCAAATTGCCGATGTCTTCTCCGCATTAGACGACCCTACAAAAACAGTTGTTGTCCAAACAGCCCCTGCAATTCGTGCCGCATTAGGTGAATGTTTTGGTTTACCACCAGGGACTTTAGTTACAGGAAAAATGGTTACAGCACTTCGTAGATTAGGCTTCCATGCCGTTTTTGATACAAACTTCGCCGCTGACCTTTGTATTCTGGAAGAAGGTACAGAATTACTTACCCGTTTGAAGAAAAAATTAGTAAACGGTGAAGACATTGCCTTACCTATGTTTACCAGTTGTTCACCAGGCTGGATTAAATTTTTAGAACATTTCTACCCAGATATGATTCCCAATGTCTCTACATGCAAATCGCCTCAACAGATGTTCGGTGCTATCGCAAAGACTTATTATGCAAAGAAAATCGGTAAGAAACCCGAAGATATTGTAGTTGTTTCTATTATGCCCTGCACCGCAAAGAAATACGAACATCAGCGTCCAGAAATGAATAGTTCTGGCGTCCGCGACGTGGATTATGTGCTAACAACACGTGAGTTAGGCAGAATGATAAAAGAAGCAGGTATTGATTTTGTCAATTTGCCAGATGATAAGCAAGATTCACCATTAGGAATATCCACAGGTGCTGCGGATATCTTCGCAAATACGGGTGGTGTTATGGAAGCAGCAATTCGAACTGTTTATGAAAAAGTAACAGGTCGTGAACTGCCTTTTGATGGACTTCATGTCACACCTATTGAAGGACTTGAAGGAATTAAAGAAGCCTCTTTGAAACTTGAAAAATGCGTTCCTGATTGGTCCTTCTTGGAAGGAGCTACTGTAAATGTCGCAGTCGCACATGGGTTAGGTAATGCAAGAGCATTGATAGAACGAGTTCGCTCCGGAGAAAAGGCATATCACTTCATAGAAATTATGACCTGCCCCGGTGGATGTATTGGCGGTGGGGGACAACCCCGACTCACAGATAATTCTGTCCGTCTCGCTCGCATTCAGGCAATATATAAAGAGGATGAAGGAAAACAACTTCGTAAGTCCCACGAGAACCCAGATATAAAGAAGTTATATGAAGAATTTTTAGGACATCCTAATAGCGAAACTTCTCATCATCTATTACATACACACTATAACCCGAGAACAAAGGTATAGAACAATCATTATAAAAGGGGAGTGTTAATAAACACTCCCCTTTTAATATAAAAAAGTTGTATAATAAAAATACATAGGACTTTGTAGGGTGTGAGTAAATATGTATAGGAAACAAAAATGAATCAGAAACTTATAATGGTAGTTGATGATGATATTGATGTGCAGGATTTCTGTAAAATCGTATTAGAGAGAGAAAATTATAAGGTAATAACATTTTCCAATTCAGAGAGTGCCCTTGAATTTCTATCAAACAACACCCCCTCCGTAATTATTACTGATTTAATGATGGGTGGAATTGATGAAGGTATCCAGTTTGTTAATAAAGTTAGAGAATTTAATGATGATAAAGCACATATTCCCATTATTATGATAACAGGTATAAATTCAAAATTGGGATATGACATTAGCCCCCGTTCTGATGAAGAAAAGAAGCAGATGAAAATTGATGAATTTATATCAAAACCTTTAAATCCTAAACAATTAATTAGCGTACTAAAAAAAATTAGCAAATAAATATCCTTATTGGATATTTTCTAATAAAATATAAGGAGAAAAAATTATGAGTTCTAATGCAGAAACAGTTTTTATTAATGAAGAGGCAATATTTGATACTCTTAAAAATAGCGTCAGGAAAGATGCCATCTATATTAGAGAAATTCTTGCAAAAGCCCTCGAATTAAAAGGACTGAATGAAACAGAAGTGGCTACCCTTGCAACGATTAGTGACCCTGACCTGTTAAAAGAACTTTTCGATACAGCCCGAAAGGTAAAAGAAGAAATTTATGGTAAAAGGCTGGTTCTTTTTGCTCCACTTTATGTCTCAAATCTTTGTAAAAATGAATGCTTATATTGTGCGTTCCGAAGAAGTAATACATTAGTCCGCAGAAAGGCATTAACACAAGATGAAGTGAGGAAAGAAGTGGAAACATTAGTTGACCAGGGTCATAAACGAATTTTATTAGTTGCTGGTGAGTCCTATCCTTCCGAAGGATTTGATTATGTCATTCATTGTATAGAAACAATTTATAGTGTTAAAAGAGATAGGGGAGAGATACGACGTGTCAACGTAAATATAGCCCCCTTATCGTTAGAGGAATTTAAAAGACTAAAATCTGCAAAAATTGGAACATATCAATTGTTTCAGGAGACATACCACAGAGAAACATACCAGAAAGTTCATGTAGGTGGACTTAAAAAAGATTTTGACTGGAGAATCACCGCGATGGACCGTGCTATGAAAGCCGGTATCGATGATGTAGGTGTCGGTGTCCTTTTTGGCTTGTTTGATTGGAGATTTGAAATTCTTGCTCTGATGCAACATATTAAACATTTAGAGGACACCTTTGGTGTAGGATGCCATACAATAAGTGTTCCCCGACTTGAACCTGCAGTAGGTTCTGACTTGGCTTCACATCCACCTTATCCAGTATCAGACCTTGATTTCCGAAAAATTGTAGCCATATTAAGACTTGCAGTGCCTTATACAGGAATAATTATGTCAACCCGTGAAACACCTAATATACGGAGAGAAACCTTTGCACTGGGTGTCTCACAAATCTCAGCAGGCAGTAGAACCAACCCCGGTGGTTACACGGGTAGCGAAGAAGAGGACATGAGTCAATTTTCCTTAGGTGACCACCGCAATCTGGATGAGGTTATCCGTGATATAACACAATTAGGTTATATACCTTCGTTTTGCACTGCATGTTATCGTTTAGGT contains:
- a CDS encoding response regulator, translated to MNQKLIMVVDDDIDVQDFCKIVLERENYKVITFSNSESALEFLSNNTPSVIITDLMMGGIDEGIQFVNKVREFNDDKAHIPIIMITGINSKLGYDISPRSDEEKKQMKIDEFISKPLNPKQLISVLKKISK
- the hydG gene encoding [FeFe] hydrogenase H-cluster radical SAM maturase HydG yields the protein MSSNAETVFINEEAIFDTLKNSVRKDAIYIREILAKALELKGLNETEVATLATISDPDLLKELFDTARKVKEEIYGKRLVLFAPLYVSNLCKNECLYCAFRRSNTLVRRKALTQDEVRKEVETLVDQGHKRILLVAGESYPSEGFDYVIHCIETIYSVKRDRGEIRRVNVNIAPLSLEEFKRLKSAKIGTYQLFQETYHRETYQKVHVGGLKKDFDWRITAMDRAMKAGIDDVGVGVLFGLFDWRFEILALMQHIKHLEDTFGVGCHTISVPRLEPAVGSDLASHPPYPVSDLDFRKIVAILRLAVPYTGIIMSTRETPNIRRETFALGVSQISAGSRTNPGGYTGSEEEDMSQFSLGDHRNLDEVIRDITQLGYIPSFCTACYRLGRTGADFMDLAKPGLIKNHCEVNALSTFAEYLEDYASPETKHIGWTKIKEILNTMPEVRKTRTEEMLARVKSGERDVYV
- the nuoF gene encoding NADH-quinone oxidoreductase subunit NuoF, which gives rise to MNLVRSHVLICAGAGCVASGSMEVSSAFSEALAKHGLSEEIQVVHTGCLGPCAIGPVVVIYPDAIFYQGVKTTDVEDIVVEHLLKGRPVSRLNFKSTTTSQIIPALQEIGFFKQQTKIVLRNCGIIDPTKIEEYIARDGYQALAKVLTQMTPEQVVEEVKKSGLRGRGGAGFPTGIKWEVTRKAPGDKKYVLCNADEGDPGAFMDRSVLEGDPHSVIEAMIIAGYAIGSDQGYIYVRAEYPLAVERLNIAIAQAREYGLLGKNIMGTNFSFDLEIRMGSGAFVCGEETALMRSIEGKRGEPRPRPPFPAYKGLWEKPSLLNNVETYANIPVIILKGADWFASIGTAKSKGTKVFALAGAVNNTGLVEIPIGTPLGEIIYDIGGGIPRGKQFKAAQIGGPSGGCIPKQHLNVPVDYESLQELGAIMGSGGLIVMDEDTCMVDMARFFLDFVQDESCGKCVPCRVGTKRMLEIVTRICEGRGEEGDIEKLIELGQKIKDASLCGLGQTAPNPVLSAIRHFREEFEIHIREHRCPAGVCPSLVRAPCMSACPANVYIPGFVSLIAEKRYAEALRVHRDQNPFASVCARVCFHTCEDKCRRATLDDAVSIRGLKRFMVEQEVTIQLPEIRENEQNLKRKIAIIGAGPAGLSCAYFLARLGYQPRVFESAPRPGGMLVQTIPAYRLPREELAREIRMIERMGVVIETEKALGKDFTLQSLRDEGYEAIFLGIGAPMGQKLRIPGEDAEGVVEAIDFLREYNLRGSVPVGKKVVVIGGGNAAIDAARTAIRLGAKKVTILYRRTREEMPAYKEEIEEAVNEGVILKMLVSPLEIITKGKKVVGVKCQHMWLGEYDRSGRRRPEAKSGEEPFIEEADQVIAAIGQTVNLKQYVDGLDVKLNPSGFLWVDPVYNQTSVEWLFAGGDISTGPASVVEAVGAGERAAVGIDKYLTGEEHAFWREPYIVDTEFDPESDPVDFPRAKMRLLPVEKRVHNFNEVEMPFTETIAMREARRCLRCDYRETKVTVNTQK
- a CDS encoding NADH-dependent [FeFe] hydrogenase, group A6, with translation MPKVTIDGIQIEVPEGTTILQAAKKVGIQIPTLCYLEEIQAIGACRVCVVEVEGARTLVASCVAPVADGMKIHTNSKRAREARKTVVELLLSDHDGDCQICVRNEDCELQALARTLGIKEIRYQGEKSKQIIDDTTPAIVRDTSKCVLCRRCVTVCNEVQGVGGLFPQNRGFETVIGPAFCSDLDDVVCVQCGQCGAVCPVGAIVERDQIADVFSALDDPTKTVVVQTAPAIRAALGECFGLPPGTLVTGKMVTALRRLGFHAVFDTNFAADLCILEEGTELLTRLKKKLVNGEDIALPMFTSCSPGWIKFLEHFYPDMIPNVSTCKSPQQMFGAIAKTYYAKKIGKKPEDIVVVSIMPCTAKKYEHQRPEMNSSGVRDVDYVLTTRELGRMIKEAGIDFVNLPDDKQDSPLGISTGAADIFANTGGVMEAAIRTVYEKVTGRELPFDGLHVTPIEGLEGIKEASLKLEKCVPDWSFLEGATVNVAVAHGLGNARALIERVRSGEKAYHFIEIMTCPGGCIGGGGQPRLTDNSVRLARIQAIYKEDEGKQLRKSHENPDIKKLYEEFLGHPNSETSHHLLHTHYNPRTKV